CATCAGAGCATCAACGGTTTTCTCAGTTGGCTCAACGATGTCAACCAGACGCTTGTGAGTGCGGATTTCGTACTGATCGCGCGCGTCTTTGTTAACGTGCGGAGAGATCAGAACGGTAAAGCGCTCTTTGCGGGTCGGCAGCGGAATCGGACCGCGAACCTGCGCACCAGTGCGCTTGGCAGTCTCGACAATTTCCGCAGTTGATTGATCGATCAGACGATGATCAAACGCTTTCAGGCGGATACGGATTCTTTGGTTCTGCATGAGACCAGAGCTCCAATTATTTATAAACGAAAGTAATTACTCCTCGAGCCCATTACGATTGATGGGAGAGTGTAATCGTTCACAGTACGTAACCCCCATATCGGGGATATTGTTTGGCGGGCTTATTGCCTGCCTGCGGATTCATAACGA
This sequence is a window from Dickeya aquatica. Protein-coding genes within it:
- the rpsJ gene encoding 30S ribosomal protein S10, with the translated sequence MQNQRIRIRLKAFDHRLIDQSTAEIVETAKRTGAQVRGPIPLPTRKERFTVLISPHVNKDARDQYEIRTHKRLVDIVEPTEKTVDALMRLDLAAGVDVQISLG